GGGCGCGCGCCGGAAGTTGCATCATATCAGTCTTGGCACCGACACAGCCGGGCTCGAAACGCTAAAAAAGGAGCTCGAAGCAAACGGCACCAAATTGCTCGACCCGCCGGCACTGGTGTCCGGCGAGGGCCTGTGGTTCCGCGACCCGGAGGGCGTGCTCCTTAACCTCTCGGTCGCCGATCCGGCGCCGTGGGCCGACGCACCGGAATGGCGCATCAATAATCCGGGGCATTACGACCGCCGCGGTGTGCGTGGATTTCCGGCCCGCGACACCGTGGTCAAGCCGCGCCGCCTCGGTCATCTGCTCTCCTTCACGACAAATATCGAAGACAAAATCGATTTCTACACCCGCGTACTGGGCATGCGGCTGAGCGACCGCGCACAGGATATGGTAGCGTTTTTACATGTCCCCGGCGGCAGCGATCATCATGTGCTGGCGTTTCTGGCGGGCGAGCGGCCGGGCTTCCACCATGCCAGTTTTAAAGTCGCGAACGTCGATGAGGTCGGCCTTGGCGGCTGCCAAATGATCGCTAAAGGCCATCGCAATGGCTGGGGACTGGGCCGCCATGTGATTGGCTCAAACTTCTTTCACTATATCCGCGACCCGTGGAACGGGATGGCCGAATATTTTTGCGATATCGACTATATTCCTGCCGATGCGGTGTGGCAGCCCAAGGACTGGCCGCTGGAAGACTCGCTTTATGTATGGGGCCCGGATCTGCCGGAAGATTTCCCGATCAATTTCGAAGAGCCCGCATAGCCACCGACGCCATTATTGGCGCCTGCGTTGATGAATGCGATCGCCTAACTCGCCCATTTGCCTGGTTTGAACTAGGCAAGAGCATCGGCGATGGCGACTTGGTACGGCGTTTCGCGGAACTCCGGCAATACTGCGGTGAGCTTGGCGCCGTCAATGGCGTGCGGCCGGCGCCAGAGATACGACATCTCCGCGACTTCGCGCATTTCCGGCATGGCGAGTCCGAGCAACCAGATCATCGGCCACGACAACCCTTTGACCTTTAATTTACGCCCAACGGAGCGCGACATGGCATCGACCAGCATCCGTCCGGTGAGCGCATATCCTGGAAAGCCGAATTCTTCGAAGGCGGCAAAGCCAACCCGCTTGTCCGCCAGCCCCGTCATTGCGCGTGCCATATCAGGCAGATAGGCCCAACTGTGGGTGCAGTCTAGCGGGCCGGGATACATCACCCGGCCTTTGGTTACATGGGCTGCGATATGGCTGTCGAACCAATTGCCGGTCTTTTGGCGCTCTATGAAATCTCCGGCGCGGAGGATGATCGTGCACACACCGTCGGCGACCGCATCGGCATAGGCGCGTTCCATCTCGGCGCGCAGGCGGCCCTTACGGGTTGTCGGAGCGGCCAGCGTATCTTCCGCCAGGCGCGCCGGCATCGCGGCGCCATAATGATAGACGTTGCCGGGGATCATCACTGTCGCGCCGGACGCCTGGGCGGCGGCAATAACGTTGGCCGTCAAACGCGGTAGGTCGCGCTGCCATCGACTGTACGGCGGGTTCAGCGCATTGACGATGACATCACATCCCCGAGCAGCGCCGGCCAACACCGATGCATCGAAGGCATCGCCGGCAATCCACTCGATCGCCGCCGGTCCCTCCGCGCTGGAGCGGGCAAGGCCGCGCACCCGCCAGCCGGCGGTGAGAAAGGCGTCAGCTGCGGTGCGACCGAAACGACCCTTGGCGCCGAGAATAACGACTCTTGGCGGCATATCACTTCCCTTCCTATTTTCGATTGGCTCGATTGAGCTAAGTTAGCTATTTGTTTTTCGATAGAAAACAATATATTTTGCCTATCTATTATTCATTTTTGAATTGATCGGTGAAATTATGGCGTTCGAGTGGAGCCTGCTGCAAAGCTTCATCGCCGTCGCGGAAGAAGGCTCGCTATCCGGCGCAGCGCGTGCCCTTGGCGGCAGTCAACCGACCATGGGCCGCCATGTCGGCGCCCTCGAGGCAGCGCTCGGCGTGCGCCTGTTCGAGCGCGCCGCCGGCGGGCTGGAACTCACGGCAACCGGTATCGAACTGCTCGAGCATGCCGCGCTGATGGCCGAAGCCGCCCATCGGCTTTCGCTCGCTGCCGAGGGCCGGGCTGAAGCGATCGCCGGCACCATCCGCCTCACGGCCAGCGAAATCGTCGCCACCTATATCCTACCCGATATTCTTACTGCGCTGCGACGGGCCGAGCCTGAGATCGAAATTGAGTTGGTCGCCTCCGAACGCACGGAGAATCTGTTGCAGCGCGAAGCCGACATTGCGGTGCGCATGTACCGGCCGACCCAGGCGGATGTCTTTACGCGCAGGGTCGGCGATCTCCGGATTGGCATGTTCGTAGCTGAAAGCTATGCAGCGCGGCGCGGCGTGCCGCAATCAATCGAAGATTTCCGCGACCACGACATCATCGGCTATGATCGCGGCGACCAGATAATCCGTGGCTTTCGTGAAGCGGGGCTGGATATCGGCCGCCGCTTCTTTTCGTTCCGTTGCGACAATCAAGTTGTCTGCTGGCGCATGGTCGTCGCCGGCTATGGCATCGGCTTCAATCAAATCTCAATCGGCGAGGCCGAACCCGGCGTCATGCGAATTCCATTGAAGACCGAATTGCCCA
The genomic region above belongs to Pseudomonadota bacterium and contains:
- a CDS encoding LysR family transcriptional regulator — encoded protein: MAFEWSLLQSFIAVAEEGSLSGAARALGGSQPTMGRHVGALEAALGVRLFERAAGGLELTATGIELLEHAALMAEAAHRLSLAAEGRAEAIAGTIRLTASEIVATYILPDILTALRRAEPEIEIELVASERTENLLQREADIAVRMYRPTQADVFTRRVGDLRIGMFVAESYAARRGVPQSIEDFRDHDIIGYDRGDQIIRGFREAGLDIGRRFFSFRCDNQVVCWRMVVAGYGIGFNQISIGEAEPGVMRIPLKTELPTLPIWLTAHSELKTSHRVRRVFDFLADAVGRAT
- a CDS encoding VOC family protein encodes the protein MHHISLGTDTAGLETLKKELEANGTKLLDPPALVSGEGLWFRDPEGVLLNLSVADPAPWADAPEWRINNPGHYDRRGVRGFPARDTVVKPRRLGHLLSFTTNIEDKIDFYTRVLGMRLSDRAQDMVAFLHVPGGSDHHVLAFLAGERPGFHHASFKVANVDEVGLGGCQMIAKGHRNGWGLGRHVIGSNFFHYIRDPWNGMAEYFCDIDYIPADAVWQPKDWPLEDSLYVWGPDLPEDFPINFEEPA
- a CDS encoding NAD(P)H-binding protein, which codes for MPPRVVILGAKGRFGRTAADAFLTAGWRVRGLARSSAEGPAAIEWIAGDAFDASVLAGAARGCDVIVNALNPPYSRWQRDLPRLTANVIAAAQASGATVMIPGNVYHYGAAMPARLAEDTLAAPTTRKGRLRAEMERAYADAVADGVCTIILRAGDFIERQKTGNWFDSHIAAHVTKGRVMYPGPLDCTHSWAYLPDMARAMTGLADKRVGFAAFEEFGFPGYALTGRMLVDAMSRSVGRKLKVKGLSWPMIWLLGLAMPEMREVAEMSYLWRRPHAIDGAKLTAVLPEFRETPYQVAIADALA